A genomic window from Sparus aurata chromosome 14, fSpaAur1.1, whole genome shotgun sequence includes:
- the golgb1 gene encoding golgin subfamily B member 1 isoform X2 — translation MFSRLATVLQELSGEEAPDGDQQDTLVRQLPADESQSPVESEAPEEVMERLAHLEQLVVHLKELIRDKDTQLVQKDTELSNKDVQLKNEKDEAEARFTKLKLQAKAKMASLTKQITELKGQGGATSPDSSFTGADAAVEEELQELKNKLREEEANSRGLQERLQSTEQLLQEKESVHTEQLRKLQAVVCEKDVRFQEQIQKHEEELLRVSAQTQNDGELQQALNAAQRRCEELEESLTSRSQVLEMLQEEVSSADQQKQILTAQFRQMEQELVEAVKQREEERRQWAEQSSRADAELSALRTSLEALERQSMEVARQESELASLREAEHVSQEALEKERMEVARLERELAVMKEAELAAVQVSHDASERDRAEIVRLESELASMREAVEHASQDAPQREKSEVEKLERELASLKEEQEDSQRKGEILAEIWRHLRPLAPEDVQSTEELPFPADFSLVLDAVQSIETQLMKLRDESSEIEENCAELTDTMETLQEQLDRKNTEQQETAAKIQELEQQIVTMSERDDVTEPSAEDSSEAKKARIVELEQQLLEKDNELAGLQESLRLATRQISSDVASCENDDQTPDQAQDASTPSRDSSAALTDFMEDPQEEETTLVAEDTSVISIPADNESSPELIGHQSESPEESKGTSSDEMIASSDSEVAHSSWTLLEAVNQDGGQEWPSLMQDLGQMQLQSSWEATSMESETSTVQVETSSVVIRETVQVHVTHQSSSSTDGNEPSGQVFAQVLAEELQKRYSELLAELQRLRDTAAQSQEKIKSLEEDTQSLTAAREEAELKVNNFAEELKSAREEVDMLSQQSSSVVEKHSVEMQLLEEQIEILTAQSNAKEEKIQALQADLEMAREAFSEQQGQFRMLSVQLEDRELLSSELERRLREMENNMLEYSQTSEINNDTLSKQESEISELQLRLSEKEQEVMELSDSMSAKLLQAEEEKFQTDREFNKLKEQLVELEKVRNEKDNVSCEDSAAPEDDEVASLRKEKGVLESQLMTTKKKLQAALVQRKELMKKVADFETEAKKWKEQKVETPEVEQSRGHEIEEMEAKLIELEQALRSKEETVETLEQRISQQDQALTEALALNEKLSEEAENSQQADVSSGTTVLQSQVTSLEAECETLQKKVQEAQESRKETIRKAKEKDRHHREQLKQQKEEYSDLMERFELQSDEREVLLTKLREFEEKGGEVPHQESKQLAEKLEKQAAGDWVQEDWVDFAASETDSSQPQSSDPVQPPAEKSAVLSAQMEESLKALTEEIQTVRIANAELEKQLQETQDSLSQKEAEVLEVGEELKALREKERQIDALSEEIDDLREKHRQAESYAESLKSEMEAAASAASADSTSCIATLQAEVEDFKQFLDNKNHEITELSQQLSEQTSLIHSMQDTVSEKDQLISSLQEELKAEQEKTQRLEVEVPQKQEEEKDSEAKIQQLQRKLQAALISRKEALKENKTQKEQLASTEKLIAELQQKMESAEDELEKLRAEKVKLIDEVDRTLLENESLGSSCESLKLAMEGILNEKDACKREVELAKEEAARRCREWEEKVQSMKDEYETLLKSYENVSDEAERVRRVLEAARQERQELAAKVRTHEAARQEAERQAEEAQKEVDSVKDKMRKFAKMKQQKILDLEEENERLKEMQERTGTKRESRVLNAEVERLQDELEGLKAELDTTVAERDSLGQQVEGLKEQLAQTEVKEDNIVEATLLGSAAVVEEVVTAQKSDIIMTRAEPVESQNEDKGEDTPADEIVAVQAPETHLQPPEEQEKAEMTAQVLLEDKIREMEAAVRAERELWQQQEAELKAQLASFERDLQEGKEKESLVASLETCLQESKERERSLIEESSKREAQFKELLRSLETEKDNVEERLMNQLAQLNGSIAGYQQEAADNREHLTELQREVERLERERAELEAAAQIESDRAARLEEDMRQAQRERAEAEAESGKQRELEQQLRSAQRVREGSQSRARQLEELLREKQLEVRQLQKDCIKYQERISELGRETKALQLSHDELHKKLEQSQVETSKTVEDLKRTEAELASCKSQLDEAQKQASVALAEKADLEQNAQKKEAAMKAEAEQTLDSVRFRLGAELKDMELRLEEAYNDRDKEEEATLEAREVAEAADRRAQETQARLDESLARLAAFSRCMSSLQDDRDRVLDEARQWETRFNDALQGKEAEVREAETRAKDLTEQLQKESTLKEELQLSVQRLEKTVKDLQLRLEEEEKKVTESQAALEEEKSKLQQTTTELQSTQNEAHALKNEVESLLQRTKALEEAVSRLQGEVDQARTELREREAEERRLCLNVEQLETDLRSSKALTESLQTELHEKERREVEMLGEKEQAVAEAAEEARKEADSRAQGAEEELEQRRGELRDLEEKLRKAEEESNNRKARLDSFMKAMGSLQDDRDRVLNMYKQLEEKHLQVMMEKDALIQEAAGENNSLKEELRSLLVQRDDLYAEKAKLSAQLHGYRDELNQVLSMKDSQHKQLLAAQRARISTLEREREELESQLQSVSKARETEVEAGRVERETLSQAVESTTAAKVIDAPGAEVEKLREQLQAAREQVEALEETLQKDRQEQESRGKELAELRWEGGVMRTESESAQERVAELARDLLAVEQRLLEEKEVTTQLRAENQSFSKAMASLQDSRDEAVNKAHEISLKLEEMSKAGVHTVHSSPGGSTGEVWGLKNALQALQNDRERLLEQLQTQTSELTKQKSELARLGAGELIKVSQELFEEKKKNEDMLSVLMQLENVVEMGKQEIETLRLERIDWMAQAEQLKQQTLATLSDRDQQLRQLNAMLEEARTHKPKLEQEHYQREGTEEMHSAPGAPQERSSQLDSHAYIAQVKELQRRLDEEMQQRVAAEEQLMDTQDRLERHSQAKWNSAEEADQSETAVFIEPPEGAVTRTRRGGPGLMRMLRVAFCSRQRTPLLLGLYLLTVHVLLLLCMGGYL, via the exons ATGTTCAGCCGTCTGGCCACGGTCCTCCAGGAGCTTTCTGGAGAGGAGGCCCCAGATGGAGACCAACAG gacacgctggtgcgTCAGCTCCCCGCCGATGAGAGTCAGTCTCCGGTGGAGTCTGAGGCGCCTGAGGAGGTCATGGAGAGGCTGGCTCACCTGGAACAACTGGTGGTCCACTTGAAGGAACTCATCCGAGATAAAGACACCCAGCTGGTCCAGAAGGACACTGAGCTGTCCAACAAAGATGTACAGCTTAAG AATGAGAAAGATGAAGCTGAGGCCCGCTTCACCAAACTCAAACTTCAGGCCAAAGCGAAGATGGCCTCACTCACCAAACAGATAACTGAACTGAAAGGGCAGGGAGGAGCAACA AGTCCAGACAGCTCTTTCACAGGAGCCGATGCTGCAGTTGAGGAGGAGCTCCAAGAACTTAAAAACaagctgagggaggaggaggcgaaCAGCAGAGGGCTTCAGGAACGACTCCAGTCCACAGAACAGCTCCTTCAAGAGAAAGAGTCCGTGCACACTGAACAG ttgAGGAAGCTGCAGGCTGTAGTCTGTGAGAAGGATGTGCGTTTCCAGGAGCAGATCCAGAAACATGAAGAAGAGCTGCTGAGGGTCTCGGCACAGACTCAGAATGATGGCGAGCTTCAGCAG GCACTGAATGCAGCACAGAGGCGCTGTGAGGAGCTCGAGGAGTCCTTAACCTCTCGCTCCCAAGTGCTGGAGATGCTGCAAGAGGAAGTGAGCAGTGCAGACCAGCAGAAACAG ATCTTGACTGCTCAGTTCCGGCAGATGGAGCAGGAGTTGGTCGAGGCTGTCAAGcaaagggaggaagagaggcgGCAGTGGGCAGAACAGTCCAGCAGGGCCGATGCTGAACTCTCGGCCCTCCGAACCAGTCTGGAGGCTTTGGAAAGGCAGAGCATGGAGGTGGCGAGGCAGGAGAGCGAGCTGGCCTCCTTGAGAGAGGCAGAGCATGTTAGTCAGGAGGCtctggagaaggagaggatggaggtTGCCAGGTTGGAGAGAGAACTAGCTGTGATGAAAGAGGCTGAGCTTGCAGCCGTCCAAGTGAGCCACGATGCTTCAGAAAGAGACAGGGCGGAAATAGTTCGGCTTGAAAGTGAGCTTGCATCTATGAGGGAGGCAGTCGAGCATGCCAGCCAGGACGCCCCACAGAGGGAGAAGTCAGAAGTAGAGAAACTAGAGCGAGAGCTGGCTTCACTGAAGGAAGAGCAGGAAGATTCTCAGAGGAAGGGTGAGATCTTGGCTGAAATATGGAGACATCTCCGTCCTCTGGCTCCAGAAGATGTGCAATCAACAGAGGAGCTGCCCTTCCCTGCTGACTTCTCACTGGTCCTGGACGCTGTTCAGTCTATTGAGACACAACTGATGAAGCTGAGAGATGAAAGCAGTGAGATTGAGGAAAATTGTGCCGAGCTCACAGACACCATGGAAACCCTTCAGG AGCAActagacagaaaaaacacagaacagcagGAAACCGCTGCCAAGATACAAGAGCTGGAGCAGCAAATCGTAACG ATGTCTGAAAGAGACGACGTGACTGAACCGTCAGCAGAGGATTCATCTGAAGCTAAAAAAG CTCGCATCGTGGAACTGGAGCAGCAGCTGTTAGAAAAAGACAACGAGTTGGCCGGGTTACAGGAGTCTCTCAGACTGGCTACACGGCAGATCTCCAGTGATGTTGCATCCTGTGAGAACGATGATCAGACACCAGATCAGGCCCAGGATGCCAGTACGCCCTCACGTGACAGCTCTGCAGCCCTCACTGACTTCATGGAGGACCCACAAGAAGAGGAGACCACTTTAGTTGCTGAAGACACCTCAGTCATCTCCATTCCTGCAGACAATGAGAGCAGCCCAGAGCTTATTGGACACCAGTCTGAATCCCCAGAAGAATCCAAAGGGACCTCCTCAGATGAGATGATCGCCAGTTCAGATTCAGAGGTGGCCCACAGCAGCTGGACCCTGCTGGAAGCTGTGAATCAAGATGGAGGCCAGGAGTGGCCATCCTTAATGCAGGACTTAGGCCAGATGCAGCTGCAGTCCTCGTGGGAGGCAACGAGCATGGAGTCGGAGACCTCCACAGTTCAAGTTGAAACCTCCTCTGTCGTCATACGAGAGACGGTACAAGTTCATGTAACTCACCAGAGTTCATCCTCCACAGATGGAAACGAACCCTCTGGTCAGGTCTTCGCTCAGGTGTTAGCTGAGGAGCTTCAGAAGAGGTACAGCGAGCTTCTGGCTGAGCTGCAGAGGCTCAGAGACACAGCAGCACAGTCACAGGAGAAAATCAAGAGCCTGGAAGAAGACACACAGTCTCTCACTGCTGCCAGAGAAGAGGCAGAGTTAAAGGTGAATAATTTTGCAGAGGAGCTTAAATCAGCCAGAGAGGAGGTGGACATGCTTTCCCAGCAGAGCAGCTCTGTGGTGGAGAAACACAGCGTAGAAATGCAGCTTCTAGAAGAACAGATAGAAATTTTAACTGCTCAAAGTAACGCAAAGGAGGAGAAGATCCAGGCCCTGCAGGCAGATCTGGAAATGGCCCGTGAAGCTTTCTCTGAGCAGCAGGGACAGTTCAGGATGCTGAGTGTTCAGCTGGAGGACCGAGAGCTCCTCTCCTCTGAGCTTGAAAGGAGGCTTCGAGAAATGGAAAACAATATGTTGGAATACTCTCAGACGTCAGAGATCAACAATGACACTTTGTCAAAGCAGGAGTCGGAGATCAGCGAGCTGCAGCTTCGTCTCAGCGAAAAGGAGCAAGAGGTGATGGAGCTCAGTGACAGCATGTCCGCAAAACTCCTCCaggcagaagaagagaagttccagacagacagagagtttAATAAACTGAAAGAGCAGCTGGTGGAACTGGAGAAGGTCAGAAATGAGAAAGACAATGTTAGTTGTGAAGACTCAGCTGCTCCTGAAGACGATGAAGTTGCTAGTTTGCGAAAAGAGAAAGGAGTGCTGGAAAGCCAACTGATGACCACgaagaagaagctgcaggcTGCTCTTGTGCAACGCAAAGAGCTCATGAAGAAGGTTGCTGATTTTGAGACGGAAGCAAAGAAATGGAAAGAGCAAAAGGTCGAAACTCCAGAGGTTGAACAATCTAGAGGACATGAGATTGAAGAAATGGAGGCCAAACTCATCGAACTGGAGCAAGCTCTAAGATCCAAAGAAGAAACAGTTGAGACTCTTGAGCAGAGGATCAGTCAGCAGGATCAAGCTCTCACTGAGGCACTTGCTCTGAATGAAAAGCTAAGTGAAGAAGCTGAAAACTCTCAGCAGGCCGATGTTTCATCCGGAACAACTGTGTTACAATCCCAAGTGACTTCTCTCGAAGCCGAGTGTGAAACCCTTCAGAAGAAAGTTCAGGAGGCACAAGAGTCCCGCAAGGAGACTATCCGCAAAGCAAAGGAGAAAGATAGGCACCACCGTGAGCAGCTGAAGCAGCAGAAGGAAGAATACAGCGATCTGATGGAGCGTTTTGAGCTGCAGAGCGACGAGCGAGAAGTTCTTCTGACTAAACTGAGAGagtttgaagaaaaagggggggAAGTGCCTCACCAAGAGAGCAAGCAACTGGCTGAAAAGTTGGAAAAGCAAGCAGCAGGTGACTGGGTCCAGGAGGACTGGGTGGACTTTGCTGCATCTGAGACGGATTCATCACAACCACAATCCAGCGATCCAGTTCAGCCTCCTGCAGAGAAGTCTGCCGTTCTTTCTGCACAAATGGAGGAATCTCTGAAAGCTCTCACTGAAGAGATCCAAACTGTGCGGATTGCTAACGCAGAACTAGAGAAGCAGCTGCAGGAAACCCAAGACAGTTTGTCTCAGAAGGAGGCTGAAGTTTTGGAAGTGGGTGAAGAGCTAAAAGCACTACGAGAAAAGGAGAGACAGATCGATGCACTCTCAGAGGAAATTGATGATCTTCGGGAAAAGCATCGCCAAGCGGAGTCTTACGCTGAATCCTTGAAATCAGAGATGGAAGCTGCAGCCAGCGCAGCATCTGCCGATTCTACATCCTGCATTGCAACTCTTCAGGCTGAAGTTGAAGACTTTAAGCAGTTCCTCGACAATAAGAACCATGAAATCACGGAGCTGAGTCAGCAGCTCAGCGAGCAGACCTCTCTCATACACTCAATGCAGGATACAGTGTCTGAGAAGGATCAGCTAATATCTTCTTTACAGGAGGAACTGAAGGCCGAGCAAGAAAAAACCCAGAGGTTAGAGGTTGAGGTTCCACAGAagcaagaggaagaaaaagacagcGAGGCGAAGATCCAGCAGCTTCAGCGAAAGCTTCAGGCTGCTCTGATCTCTCGCAAAGaggctttaaaagaaaacaaaacccagAAGGAACAACTGGCTTCAACTGAGAAGCTCATAGCTGAACTGCAGCAGAAAATGGAGTCAGCCGAGGATGAGCTGGAGAAGCTCAGAGCGGAAAAAGTGAAACTGATTGATGAGGTAGACCGGACGTTACTGGAAAACGAAAGCTTAGGCTCATCCTGCGAGAGCCTCAAACTGGCCATGGAGGGCATACTGAACGAGAAAGACGCCTGTAAGAGAGAAGTGGAGCTGGCGAAAGAAGAGGCCGCGAGGAGATGCAGAGAATGGGAGGAAAAGGTTCAAAGCATGAAGGACGAGTACGAGACTCTGCTCAAGTCGTATGAGAACGTGAGCGACGAGGCAGAGCGAGTGAGGCGAGTCCTGGAGGCCGCCAGGCAGGAGAGGCAAGAGCTCGCAGCCAAGGTGAGAACGCACGAGGCCGCCAGACAGGAAGCTGAAAGACAGGCAGAAGAGGCGCAGAAAGAGGTGGATTCAGTGAAAGATAAAATGAGAAAGTTTGCGAAaatgaagcagcagaaaatacTGGATTTAGAGGAGGAGAATGAGAGACTGAAAGAGATGCAGGAAAGGACTGGAACAAAACGAGAGAGCAGGGTTCTCAATGCTGAAGTTGAGAGACTTCAAGATGAGCTGGAAGGTTTGAAAGCAGAGTTGGACACTACAGTGGCAGAAAGAGACTCTTTAGGGCAGCAGGTTGAAGGGTTGAAGGAACAACTTGCACAAACAGAGGTGAAAGAGGACAATATAGTTGAAGCTACTCTTCTAGGTTCTGCAGCTGTTGTAGAAGAAGTTGTCACCGCTCAGAAATCAGACATAATCATGACCAGAGCAGAGCCTGTTGAGAGTCAGAATGAAGACAAGGGAGAGGACACACCAGCTGATGAAATAGTTGCAGTGCAGGCAccagaaacacatttacaacCTCCCGAGGAAcaagaaaaagcagaaatgaCTGCTCAAGTTTTATTGGAGGATAAAATAAGGGAGATGGAGGCAGCTGTCAGGGCGGAGAGGGAGCTGTGGCAGCAACAGGAGGCTGAACTCAAAGCTCAACTGGCCTCTTTTGAGCGAGATCTTCAGGAGGGCAAAGAGAAGGAGAGCCTTGTGGCCTCTTTGGAGACGTGCCTCCAagagagcaaagagagagaaaggagtcTGATTGAGGAGAGTTCAAAGAGGGAAGCCCAGTTTAAAGAGCTGCTCAGAAGCCTGGAAACTGAGAAGGATAACGTGGAGGAGCGTCTGATGAACCAGTTGGCTCAGCTCAACGGGAGCATTGCTGGCTATCAGCAAGAGGCAGCAGACAATCGGGAGCACCTCACCGAGCTGCAGCGAGAGGTGGAGAGGTTGGAAAGGGAGCGAGCCGAGCTCGAAGCCGCGGCTCAGATTGAAAGTGATCGCGCTGCCAGGCTGGAGGAGGACATGAGGCAAGCCCAGAGAGAAAGAGCCGAAGCTGAAGCAGAGTCGGGTAAGCAGAGGGAGCTGGAGCAACAACTGAGGTCTGCACAGAGGGTGAGGGAAGGCAGCCAGAGCAGAGCACGTCAGCTGGAGGAACTGCTGAGGGAGAAGCAGCTGGAGGTCCGTCAGCTGCAGAAGGACTGCATCAAGTACCAGGAGAGAATCAGTGAACTGGGAAGAGAAACTAAAGCGCTGCAGCTCAGCCACGATGAGCTCCATAAGAAACTAGAACAATCCCAGGTGGAGACTTCCAAAACTGTAGAAGACCTGAAAAGGACTGAAGCAGAGTTGGCGAGCTGTAAATCCCAGCTGGATGAAGCCCAGAAGCAGGCGAGTGTCGCTTTAGCTGAGAAGGCAGACCTCGAACAGAATGCCCAAAAGAAAGAGGCTGCAATGAaagcagaggcagagcagaCCCTCGACTCTGTGAGATTCAGGCTGGGAGCCGAGCTCAAGGATATGGAGCTGAGACTGGAGGAAGCGTACAACGACAGGGACAAAGAAGAGGAAGCCACTCTGGAGGCCCGAGAGGTCGCAGAAGCAGCTGACAGACGGGCTCAGGAGACACAAGCTCGTCTGGACGAGTCTCTGGCCAGGCTAGCTGCCTTCTCGCGCTGCATGTCCTCATTGCAAGATGACCGGGACAGAGTTTTGGATGAGGCCCGGCAGTGGGAGACTCGCTTCAACGATGCTCTGCAGGGTAAGGAGGCTGAAGTTCGGGAGGCAGAAACACGAGCCAAGGACCTGACAGAACAGCTTCAGAAAGAATCTACACTGAAAGAGGAGCTTCAGCTTTCAGtccagag ACTCGAGAAAACAGTCAAAGATTTGCAGCTGAGActtgaagaggaggaaaagaaggtTACAGAAAGCCAAGCTGCCcttgaggaggagaagagcaaACTTCAGCAAACTACAACCGAGCTGCAGTCCACACAAAACGAAGCCCATGCCCTGAAAAATGAGGTTGAGAGTCTCCTTCAGAGGACCAAAGCTCTGGAGGAGGCCGTGAGTCGGCTGCAGGGTGAAGTCGACCAGGCCAGGACTgagctgagagagagggaggcagaagAGAGGCGGCTCTGTCTGAACGTAGAGCAACTAGAGACGGACCTGCGATCCTCTAAAGCCTTGACAGAGAGTCTGCAGACTGAGTTACatgagaaggagaggagagaagtggaAATGCTGGGGGAGAAGGAGCAAGCTGTAGCTGAG GCTGCAGAGGAGGCGAGAAAGGAGGCTGACAGCAGGGCACAGGGAGCCGAGGAAGAGCTGGAACAGAGACGAGGGGAACTTCGGGATCTTGAAGAAAAACTGCGAAAGGCGGAGGAAGAGAGCAACAACAGAAAAGCCCGACTGGACTCTTTCATGAAGGCCATGGGCTCCCTGCAGGACGACAGAGACCGAGTCCTCAACATGTACAAGCAACTGGAGGAGAAACACCTGCAG gtgatgatggagaaggaTGCTCTGATCCAAGAGGCAGCAGGTGAGAACAACAGCCTGAAGGAGGAGCTGCGCTCTCTGCTGGTCCAGAGAGACGACCTGTATGCTGAAAAGGCCAAGCTGTCTGCTCAGCTTCACGGCTATCGCGACGAACTTAACCAAGTCCTGAGCATGAAGGACTCCCAACACAAACAGCTCCTGGCAGCTCAGCGAGCACGTATCTCTACTCTGGAAAGGGAACGTGAGGAATTGGAGAGTCAGTTACAGAGTGTTAGCAAAGCCAGAGAGACAGAAGTAGAAGCAGGCAGAGTGGAAAGGGAGACTCTTAGCCAGGCTGTTGAGTCTACAACAGCAGCAAAGGTCATTGATGCTCCTGGCGCAGAGGTGGAGAAGCTGAGGGAGCAGCTGCAAGCAGCGAGGGAACAAGTGGAGGCTTTGGAGGAGACCCTACAGAAGGACCGGCAAGAGCAGGAGAGCAGGGGCAAAGAGCTAGCTGAGCTGCGATGGGAGGGAGGTGTGATGAGGACGGAGTCAGAGAGCGCCCAGGAGAGGGTGGCAGAGCTGGCCCGGGATTTACTGGCTGTTGAACAGAGGCtgttggaggagaaagaggtcACGACGCAGCTCAGAGCAGAGAACCAGTCATTCTCGAAAGCCATGGCCTCTCTCCAGGACAGCAGGGACGAGGCAGTGAACAAAGCTCATGAAATAAGTCTGAAGCTAGAAGAGATGAGCAAGGCAGGTGTCCACACAGTGCACAGCAGCCCCGGAGGCTCCACTGGAGAAGTGTGGGGGCTGAAGAACGCACTGCAAGCCCTGCAGAACGACAGGGAGAGACTG CTGGAGCAGCTTCAAACGCAGACGTCAGAGCTCACCAAGCAGAAGTCGGAGCTGGCTCGACTGGGAGCAGGAGAGCTGATTAAAGTCAGCCAGGAGCTGtttgaggagaaaaagaagaacgaAGACATGCTGAGTGTCTTAATGCAGCTGGAGAACGTGGTTGAAATGGGCAAGCAGGAAATAGAAACTCTCAG ACTGGAGCGTATAGACTGGATGGCTCAAGCAGAGCAGCTGAAGCAGCAGACCCTCGCCACGCTCTCAGACAGGGACCAACAACTGCGGCAGCTCAACGCCATGCTGGAGGAAGCTCGCACACATAAGCCCAAACTTGAACAGGAACACTATCAGAGAGAG GGCACAGAGGAAATGCACAGCGCACCTGGAGCCCCACAAGAACGAAGCAGCCAGCTAGACAGCCACGCCTACATAGCCCAAGTCAAAGAGCTCCAGAGAAG GCTGGATGAAGAGATGCAGCAGAGGGTGGCTGCTGAGGAGCAGCTAATGGACACACAGGATCGACTCGAACG tcaTAGCCAGGCTAAATGGAACTCTGCAGAAGAGGCGGATCAATCAGAGACCGCTGTTTTCATCGAGCCGCCGGAAGGAGCCGTCACTCGG ACTCGTAGAGGTGGCCCGGGCTTGATGCGGATGCTCCGAGTGGCCTTCTGCTCCCGTCAGCGCACCCCTCTGCTGCTCGGCCTCTATCTGCTCACTGTGcacgtcctgctgctgctgtgtatgGGCGGATACCTTTGA